In the genome of candidate division KSB1 bacterium, the window TCACTGAGCCGCCGGTTGTGATGACATCTTCAACCACCAATAGGTTCTCGCCTTTTTTAATTTCGAAGCCGCGGCGCAGGGTCATCTCGCCCTGCTGTCTTTCTGAAAAAATTGCCCGAACCCCGAGTGACTTTGCAACTTCATGGGTGACAATGATGCCGCCGACTGCCGGTGCAATTACAGCATCGATATGCTTATTTTTAAAATGCTCGCCAATTTGCGAGCACAGCTTTGCAGCGATTTCGGGATGCTGCAGAACTTTTGCGCCCTGAAAATAGCGGTTGCTGTGCAGCCCGGAAGTCAGGATAAAGTGACCGGTTAGGAGGGCCTCTGTTTCTGCAAAGATTTGTAGGATTTCTTGTTCAGTCATAAAATTTTTTATACCTTGGTAGAGGCTGTCCAAAAAGAATACAGCGAAGGCGTCTCGCCGAGCGTTTTTTCGAAGTTCTGCGCTTAGCAATCCTCGGCGGGACGCCTTCGGACTAGTTTTTTTGACTTTTTGGACAGCCTCTACATTTTTGGTTTTCTGATTTCATTTATTTGATTTTTTAAAAGCTCTGCCTCCCGTCCTGCCGCCTCCGCAAAATCACTGCCGCTTGATTTATAAATAATGCCGCGGCTTGAATTAAACAACGCCAATCCCCCGGATTCATCCGTGCCATTTAGCACGGATTGCTCTAAGTCGCCGCCTTGCGCGCCAATTCCCGGAATGAGAAAAGGAATGCCCGGAGCGAGTTTTCTGACTTCGGCAAGCTCTTCGGGATGAGTCGCGCCGACCACCAGACCGCAATTATTTTGAGTATTCCAATTCTCGGTAACTTGCCGGATGACGATTTTATAGACCGGCTCGGACCCCACCTGCAAATGCTGAAAATCTTTCGAACCGGGGTTGGAAGTAATTCCCAGAATAAAGGCCCCTTTCTCCGGCCACTGCAAAAACGGCTCGACCGAGTCTCTGCCCAGATAGGGATTCACGGTAACGGCGTCAAAACCGAGGTTTTCAAATATTGCCCGGGCATACATTTCCGAAGTGCTGCCGATGTCGGCCCGCTTGGCGTCGGCGAGCTTTATGATGTTGTCCGGAATCAAGTCCACGAGTTTTTCCAGAGCGGCCCAGCCTTTGGAGCCGTGTGCCTCGAAAAAAGCAAAATTCGGCTTGAAGGCCGCGGCCACATGTTTGGTGCTGTCGATGATTTCCGAGCAAAATTTGAAAAGCGGGTCCGGATCTGATTTGATGCTTTCCGGAAGCCGCCTCAAATCCGGATCGAGACCGACGCAGAGCAGGCTGTTTTGCTCCCGAGTGATTTGTTGGAAACGCTGGTTAAAATTCATTTAGTTTCTTAAGAGTGCCTTCTATTTAATCTCATTTTGATATCGCTGCCAATTTGCTTCGAGTTCTTTTAATATATCATTGAACCGTGGCAAATCACGGATTTTATTTATG includes:
- a CDS encoding orotate phosphoribosyltransferase, which encodes MTEQEILQIFAETEALLTGHFILTSGLHSNRYFQGAKVLQHPEIAAKLCSQIGEHFKNKHIDAVIAPAVGGIIVTHEVAKSLGVRAIFSERQQGEMTLRRGFEIKKGENLLVVEDVITTGGSVKEVIDLVKASGGNLAGAGCLVDRSGGQVNLGTELFSLVKLTIQTFPPENCELCKQGSQAVKPGSRGLSKNG
- the pyrF gene encoding orotidine-5'-phosphate decarboxylase — translated: MNFNQRFQQITREQNSLLCVGLDPDLRRLPESIKSDPDPLFKFCSEIIDSTKHVAAAFKPNFAFFEAHGSKGWAALEKLVDLIPDNIIKLADAKRADIGSTSEMYARAIFENLGFDAVTVNPYLGRDSVEPFLQWPEKGAFILGITSNPGSKDFQHLQVGSEPVYKIVIRQVTENWNTQNNCGLVVGATHPEELAEVRKLAPGIPFLIPGIGAQGGDLEQSVLNGTDESGGLALFNSSRGIIYKSSGSDFAEAAGREAELLKNQINEIRKPKM